TCAAAGATAGTAACCACCATGACAAGAGGCAAAGGAatctacaatgtatataatatatacgaATCACTGAATAGAAATACAATAATACTCACCATTTTGCCGAGTATCTGGTTAATGGCTGCAGACTCTTTCAACGTGCACTCCTTTATAACTTCCGCTCTCTTGGTTTTCATGAAGATCATGAATGCATTTAGTGGTTTTTTGATGTGCGGCTTCTTCTCTTTCACCTGTGGTCAGAATCACACTGATCACACATACTCTACACGTACACTGCCTCTATTAATATAGGGCACCATACAATTTTCATACTGACTACAGACTTTGACTGtcaaacacacatacatgtactcatgcGCACCTGTGGTTGTACAAGGCCTGAGTTGGGTTGTACTGCTGCATTAGGGGCAACTGGCTGTCCGAAGGTAGTAAACTAAAGAGGGAGGGAGAGGAAACTACAGTGAGACTCATTTCAGAGCCACTTGTAAGGTATGCAAGCACAGCTGCTCTAACCTTATTATACATTACCAATGTGCAAACACGGCAATGCTTTCGAGCCATGAAGGTTCGTGGCTATTTTTGGCTTCGAACAACTGAAAACATTCACTACAATTATACAGCACTTAACATTCATGCAGTGGCTTCTGTGTGCCAAGTTCTTGAATGAACTTTTGAGGTACTTGTTCCAAGAAATAAAATTAAAACGGtagctacagtatatacacgattcttataattatatcacataCAATGTAGACTGCTCACCTGTTGATAAGGAGTAGCCACTGCATACTGCCCGGGAATCATAAAGGGGTAGCCAGCGGCAGGTCTAAAACCTGATTGGTCAACTGGTAGGAAACCAGCAGTTGGGTATCCATACGGTATACCAGTTACTGTGGGTGCTTGGGAAACTTTcctataaaattatgtgtgtgcatgcacatgtgtgcTTGTGAGGGCATGTACAAACTGTTCATGGTTGTGGTTGGAGGGAATCTGCTTATTATAACAACACATGTAGGCTTAATCCAATAATATTAACAAGGCCATACAAGCCAGGCAAATCTACTTACAGGTGCACTAGTTCTACTTTGTAAGCTCTGCTACCATAACAattcatgtacactgtatattcaTTTTGTTGCAGAGTGCTTCACTTAGCAACCTGTGTGTACGTATTTGCCATGccagtacgtacatgtacatgtttaaaTCTCATCCACAGCACTGAGTTTATACTTATACCCACATTGGTTAGCATGTAAGTTTCCAAACATTAGAGTTGTTGTAGTTCTGTCTAAGAGTGTTGATGAAATTAGTTAACTGCACATTGAGGGTCACAACATAAACAACTTTAATTGGATAAGCCAGCCCTGAACAATAGACATGTACTCAGAGAAACAGTCTTGTACACAGCAGGGAAACATCATGGGTACTACCAAGAGTGCAGGAAtatcatgcactcctggtacatGTATCACCATTATTTTTCGAGGCATTAAAAGTTTGAGGTTTGAGGTCAaccccgaaaattaccagctatgcGATATTATTTGCAAGCTAAACAACTGACCATTCGGATCCCTCCATCTTAATGGGTCTTATTCCAGCAGAGAAGATTGAGGTTCCAGCAGCAAAGGGTGGAACCATGAAACCATTCGCATAGAGCTGTACAGTAGTGTATGCATGAATGAAAGTACAttaggagtgtgtgtgagggggtgttgaTGGCTGAACTGTAATCCTATATTTAGAAGGAATGTGCAATTTATACTTAAAAGCATTCCAGGGTCTAGTGATCAATTACCACTCAAAGCAACATGCAGGTACTTCAAACAAAGGCAAACTAGCCAAACCTTTGAAGGTAGTGCATAATTGCTTTTATGAGAAATTACAACCAATAGTAGTGATGAAGTGTTTGTTGGTAGGCCACACTGAGATAGTGGACTTTTCAAAAGCTAGAAACAACATAcctgtagaataattattcaatacatgtacatgacactCCCAAAAGgctgttactataattatgctctactAAATCAGGCTCTACAAACAATGTAAATTAGATCTATGGAATCAAGCTTTCCGTGTAAATTAATCACGTCAATGTTCAaattctcacacacacactcaccattgGTTGTATGATGGGACGAATGGTGGTTTGCTGAAGACTAGCACTGCCAGCTAGTGCATAAAAGGGAGAGAAGAGTCAATAAGACATAGCATTCGGGAACAGTATACATGGATACATATACACAGTGTCATTGTCTCTACACTACTCCGGTTGAACCCATCAACCTTCCCCAATGACAATTCCCATAGCAAGACAAGCTCCAATGGTTACCAGAAAACCTGTAAGCATTGTTACAGACCACCCAAATAGTTCTGTAATACAATACAACTTGCACAGTGCTTATTAAAAATGTTATTATCGTAATAAACAGTGAACTATTAAATTCTGATGCATTAGGATGCACAGGCTGTAAGTACAAACCTGGTACAACACGGGATGCACTAGAGgccctacatgtatgtcccCAAACCGTACCAGTCCATAGTACCAGGCAACCACTGCATCTTTATTTATTATACTTTGTTCCAGCCCAGTGTAAGTGTTGGCAGTTACATTAGGCAGAACAATGGGGGAGAGGAGAGATTTGAATCACCGCCAACACTCACAAGCAATTAACCATACAGGGAATGAGCTAACCTGAATGAGACTCACCTGCTGACGTTGGGGAGGTAGCCGCCTTGCCTGCTGATCCAggctgtgtgtttgtgtgtgtggattgcAGCAACTAAGTGTACAGCAGACTGCACCACAAATTGTACAGTAGATTGCAAtgtaaattaattatacacatgtaccagCTGTCATGTAAGTGCTGGCATCTAGTTGATGGTGAATGATGAGGGTGCATGAGCATAGAGGCACAACCACACACAAGCAGCTGATCCTATTATAAAGTGGCATTTTAGCCACTGAGGTAGTGCTAAAAAAGGTCCAGCTGCACAGGTGGGCAATCACCAAGGATTTAGTGTGTGGGGCCAGGTAATTGAATTAGTCTAGACCTCAGCATTAACAATGACCAGGGCACAATACCACAACAAACAATGGCAACAAGCATAGGCCACAATTCACAGCACTAAAAAGCACACATCTCACTGTCTAAACAGGTAACCATTATCTCTAGTGCCCACACTTCTTGTTTTGCTACTGCTTGAGAGTAGTAGACCAGTGTTCTTTTGCAGTGTAGCTGGGAGAACAATCTTTACTACTTTAGCTAGTGATAATAGCAGTCCTTCAGAAAGCAAGATTAGTGCCCCCTGTGGTCAAGCAACCACCACAACTTCAAAGGTTTTGCTACCAACAGCTAGCCACATCAGAGGATGTGCCACAT
This is a stretch of genomic DNA from Halichondria panicea chromosome 1, odHalPani1.1, whole genome shotgun sequence. It encodes these proteins:
- the LOC135339692 gene encoding transcription factor 7-like 2 isoform X2; translated protein: MSNGGTSTSGATPDDFDDHGDTVTVFQHEGDGENTEHLQSMDLHDVKTALEKDAELDEPGSAGKAATSPTSAAGSASLQQTTIRPIIQPMLYANGFMVPPFAAGTSIFSAGIRPIKMEGSEWKVSQAPTVTGIPYGYPTAGFLPVDQSGFRPAAGYPFMIPGQYAVATPYQQFTTFGQPVAPNAAVQPNSGLVQPQVKEKKPHIKKPLNAFMIFMKTKRAEVIKECTLKESAAINQILGKMWHALDRSEQATYYEMAREERARHMQMYPGWSARDNYAVHKKRRKRKAKSEKGNDEVEGSTDSCALGESEGERCPDKHPDNSSNWCAPCRRKRKCVKRNNDDELDISDFTKNGKVAITLQTIPT